The following are encoded in a window of Callithrix jacchus isolate 240 chromosome 9, calJac240_pri, whole genome shotgun sequence genomic DNA:
- the OR10A7 gene encoding olfactory receptor 10A7: protein MICENHTRVTEFILLGFTNNPEMQISLFILFLAIYTVTLLGNFLIVTVTSMDPALQTPMYFFLRNLSLLEVCFTLVMVPKMLVDLVSPRKIISFVGCGTQMYFFFLFGSSECFLLSMMAYDRFVAICNPLRYSVIMNRSLCLWMAIGSWMSGVPVSMLQTAWMMALPFCGPNAVDHFFCDGPPVLKLVTVDTTTYEMQALASTLLFIMFPFSLILVSYTHIIITILRMPSATGRQKAFSTCSSHLIVVSLFYGTASLTYLRPKSNQSPESKKLVSLSYTVITPMLNPIIYSLRNHEVKGAVKRTVTQKVLRKLDVF, encoded by the coding sequence ATGATCTGTGAAAATCACACCAGAGTCACTGAATTTATTCTTCTTGGTTTTACAAACAACCCCGAGATGCAAATTTCCCTCTTTATTTTGTTCCTGGCCATTTACACAGTCACTTTGTTGGGCAACTTTCTCATTGTCACAGTTACCAGTATGGATCCCGCACTTCAAACACCCATGTACTTCTTTCTCCGAAATCTGTCACTTCTTGAAGTATGTTTCACCTTGGTTATGGTGCCAAAGATGCTTGTAGATCTAGTGTCCCCAAGGAAAATCATCTCTTTTGTGGGCTGTGGTACCCAGATGTACTTCTTCTTCTTATTTGGCAGTTCTGAATGTTTCCTACTCTCCATGATGGCTTATGATCGCTTTGTGGCCATCTGCAACCCTCTCCGTTATTCAGTCATAATGAACAGGTCCCTGTGCTTGTGGATGGCCATAGGCTCTTGGATGTCTGGTGTTCCTGTGTCCATGCTACAGACAGCTTGGATGATGGCCCTTCCTTTCTGTGGACCAAATGCCGTGGACCACTTTTTTTGTGATGGTCCCCCAGTGTTGAAACTAGTCACTGTAGATACAACCACGTATGAAATGCAAGCACTTGCCTCGACACTCCTGTTTATCatgtttcccttttctctcattttggtTTCCTACACCCACATTATCATAACAATTCTGAGGATGCCCTCTGCTACTGGCCGCCAGAAGGCATTTTCTACTTGTTCCTCACACCTCATTGTGGTGTCCCTCTTCTATGGAACAGCCAGCCTGACCTACCTGAGGCCCAAATCAAATCAGTCCCCAGAGAGCAAGAAGCTAGTGTCATTGTCCTACACTGTCATCACTCCTATGCTAAACCCCATCATCTACAGCCTGAGAAACCATGAAGTGAAAGGGGCGGTTAAGAGGACAGTCACTCAAAAAGTCTTACGGAAGTTAGATGTGTTTTGA
- the LOC100396929 gene encoding olfactory receptor 10A2-like has translation MFSSEPTINGNQSLSTKFTFVAFSSLEELQLVLFIVFLIIYLCTIGGNLIIISLILITPALHTPMYFFLVNLSFLEMCYITSVVPQTLVHLLVETKTISVGGCATQMYIFAILGLTECCLLAAMAYDRFVAICYPLHYTLFMGPHVCLKLVAASWFTGVVVESAQITLIITLPFCGTGKIQHFFCDIMPVLKLAFVDTSQIETVIFAVSMLFIMSPCFLILCSYMCILAAILRIPSAAGRHKAFSTCSSHILVVSLFYGTALFTYLQPKSTHTPETDKATALMYTMVTPALNPVIYTLRNKEVKEAFQRVTQRNSLRQMA, from the coding sequence ATGTTTAGCTCTGAGCCCACCATAAATGGAAATCAATCCCTGTCCACCAAATTCACTTTTGTGGCTTTTTCCTCTCTTGAAGAATTACAGCTTGTACTCTTCATTGTGTTCTTAATCATCTACTTATGCACTATAGGAGGAAACCTCATCATCATATCCCTGATCTTGATCACCCCTGCCCTGCACACTCCAATGTATTTCTTCCTGGTGAACCTCTCATTTCTGGAGATGTGCTATATCACCAGTGTGGTACCTCAGACGCTAGTGCACCTGCTGGTGGAGACCAAAACCATAAGTGTGGGTGGCTGTGCAACCCAGATGTACATATTTGCCATCTTGGGACTGACAGAATGCTGCTTACTGGCAGCCATGGCTTATGACCGCTTTGTAGCTATTTGTTATCCACTGCATTACACTCTCTTCATGGGCCCTCATGTTTGTTTGAAATTGGTTGCCGCATCTTGGTTCACTGGAGTGGTGGTGGAGTCAGCCCAGATCACCCTGATCATCACTCTGCCCTTCTGTGGAACAGGAAAGATTCAACACTTTTTTTGTGATATCATGCCTGTACTGAAACTGGCTTTTGTTGATACCTCCCAAATTGAAACTGTGATATTTGCTGTCTCCATGCTCTTCATTATGAGTCCCTGTTTCCTCATTCTGTGCTCCTACATGTGCATCCTTGCAGCCATCTTGAGAATCCCTTCAGCAGCTGGAAGACACAAAGCTTTCTCCACTTGTTCTTCTCATATCCTGGTTGTTTCTCTGTTCTATGGCACTGCCTTGTTTACTTATCTGCAACCAAAGAGTACACATACTCCAGAAACAGACAAAGCAACTGCACTCATGTACACAATGGTCACACCTGCTTTGAATCCTGTTATCTATACCTTGAGGAACAAGGAAGTAAAGGAAGCCTTTCAAAGGGTAACACAACGGAACTCTCTTAGACAAATGGCCTAA